The genomic stretch GGCCTCAATGGCCCGCCGTTCGATCTCTTTAAGGTTGGCTGCCGGAATCTCCCCGGGTTCTAAAGAATCATCTTTTAATGATCCCTGGCCGGGATTCAGTCTCAGGACCCCATCACGACTTAAGATAACGGCCCGCTCCAAGATATTACGCAGTTCTCTGATGTTTCCCGGAAACGAATAGTTTTTAAGGGCCTTCAGGCCCTCCGGGTCTATGTCTTTTATCTCCTTGCCCAGCTCCGTTGTTATCTCTTTGAGCAAATACTGGATGATAACCGGCAAGGCCTGGATTCTCTCCCTTAAGGGGGGAATCTCTAAAGGAAAGACGTTAAGACGAAAGAAAAGATCCTCCCGAAACCGACCTTCCCTGACCATCTTGGTCAGGTCGCGATTGGTGGCGGCGATGAGTCTTACATCAACCTTGAGGGTGGAGAGCCCCCCCAAGCGCTCAAAGGTACCATCCTGAAGGACCCGCAAGAGTTTAGCCTGGGCTCCGGCAGGAAGTTCGGCCACCTCATCTAGAAAGACAGCCCCCCCGTCGGCCAGCTCAAAACGCCCCTTCTTTCCCCTTACGGCCCCGGTAAAGGCCCCCTTCTCATAGCCAAAAAGTTCGGCCTCAAGGAGGTTTTCGGGCAGGGCGGCGCAGTTTATCTCCACAAAGGGACCCTCACGTCCAGAAAGCTCATGGATAACCCTGGCCACCAGAGTCTTACCGGTACCGGACTCTCCCAGAAGAAGCACTGTAGCCTTGGTAGGGGCAACGGCCCGAATATCCTCAAGGAGAGGTTCCATACCGGCAAAGACAATTTCAAGAGGGGGAAGACCAGCAGACCCGGCCTTAAGGGCCAGGTTCTCCCGCAGGAGACGATACCTTTCATAGGCCTTGGCTACCACCGCCCGCAACTCATCGGGGCTAGAAAGGGGCTTGCTCAGGTAGTCCAGAGCCCCATCCTTCATGGCCCTGACGGCTGACTCCACCGATCCAAAGGCGGTAATGACGATGAAATCAATCTCCGGGTGCTCGCGTCTGACTCTCTCCATAAGCTGGTGACCGTCTATTTCCGGCATTTTGAGATCAGTGATCACCAGATGGGGCAGAAAGTGGGCGATAAGCTTAAGGGCCTCCCGGGCCTCGGAGGCCTTCCTGACATTGTAGCCCTCCTCACGAAGGATACTTACCAGGAGGTTGAGAAACGAGGGCTCATCGTCCACCACCAGGATGCGATAATTTTCCTTCACCGTCCTCCTTGGCCTCCATCTCGGGCAGACTAAGCTCAAAGAAGGTGCATTCTTCCTTTCTATATACAGTAATTTGGCCCCCTAGGACACCGGCCAGTCTTTTAACAATAGCCAGGCCGAGGCCACTTCCCTTGGCCTTGGTGGTAAAAAAGGGTTCGAAAATCTCCCCTGCTCTCTGGGAGTCAATCCCCGGCCCGCTGTCGCCAACAGAGATGATAATGTGTCCTGAGGCCCGACGGAGAGCGACTATAATCCTCCCCCCAGGAGAGATGGCCTCAAGGGCATTGGTCAGAAGATTAAAAAGGATTTGCTTGACTTTTTCAGGGTCAGTGATCGTTCGAATCTCTTCCAGACTTTCTTCAAGTTGAGGAGTCTTCTCCTCCCAGACCTCCGAACAAGTAAAAGAACGAACCGTCTCCCTGACCAAGGAGGTAAGATCCACCTCTTGGGGCTTTAACGGGCTAGGACGAGCATAGGTCAAAAGATCCCTGGTAAGCTGTTCCAGCCTTGAGGCCTCAGAGACGATGGTGGCCAGATCGGCCTGCATCTCCACCAGGGCCTCTGGGGTCAGGGGGCGAGTGCCAAAAATGGCCCGTCCCAGTCTTTCTCTCATAAGTTGGGCAAATCCCTTAATGCTTCCCAAAGGATTTCTGATCTCATGGGCCAATACCGCCGCCAGTTGCCCCAGGGCAGCCAGATGCCGGGCCTGCCTCATCTCCTCAGCCAGCCTCTCGCCCCGCAGCCAGGAACGATACCCCATTATCCCCAGAAGCCAGGTTATTAAAACCGAGGCCCCCATGAGCATTCCCTGAAGGCGGGCCTGACGAACAATCCATCGGGCCGGATAGGTATGAAGGGCCACTCGCAAGACATAGTAGGGGCCCTTAGTCCCACCCTGAAGATGAACTGGGAGGTCAAAGACAAAAACCATCTCACCTGTCTGAAGACGTAAAAAATGGCTTACCGGCCGTCGCTCTTCAAATACTTTAGAAATAGTCGGATCCCGGTATTCCTCTTCAATAAGGTTGGGGTTGGAATGAAGGAGGATCTCCCCATCAGCATCATAGAGGGCCAAAAAGGCCAGATCGTCCCAGCGGCCACTGCGGAGAATCTCCTCAAAAAGGACTACATTATCGATACCCTCGCGATGAAGAAGGAACTCCACCCCAATGGCAATATCCACGGCCCGGGTGGCCAAAAGATCCTGAGAAGCCCGCAGGGATAAACGATAAGAGCTATAGATGGCTGCCCCCATGGCGATGGTGAAGAAGAAAAGAAGCCCTAACAGGAAAAGAAGCGTGCGTCTGGAAGGTTCAGTAAATGACATAGCCCAAGAGGATTAGCGTCCCCATAGAGGCCGGCCGGTCTCATCTCGAAGGTAAAATTTTTTTTGGTGCCAGCGGACAACCCGACCCAAGATGTATATCCGACCATCCTTTCCAAAGACCTTTGAGCCGGTGATCTGAAGTCGGTCTCCAGGGCGTGGTCTAAGCCCTAACTTTTTGCTAAACCATCGCGGGCCCAAGATAAGTCGATAGGTCTTGTCTTCTACCTTAAGGACGAGTTTATTCCCCGGTAGAATATCGACCACCTGGCCTTCTAAGGTAATCTCCGTGTTGACATCATAGCCTTTAAAGGGCTGAGCCCCGGCAACAAGGGGAGTAAGGAGGAACAAAATAACCCCCAAAATGCCCAAGACGCATACAGTCAACCTGCCCGTGTATCTATCTTTAGCACCCATGGGAGGCCTCTCTCCGGAAGTCGGTCTTTGGCTAAAACCCAAACAGAAAACATTCATAATTTGTGCCACAGTTTGGGGAAAATCATTTTTCCCCCATCAGGCCTGTCTCCGGGAGATTTTACTTTAAGCTGGTCCTTTAAAGGAAGAGAATATTTTTGCACCTCTTGATGACAGATGCAGTCTTCGTTGACTCTCTGATCTGTTTAGGATTATATTGCCCCGACCTCTCTAAAAGGAGGCTCCATGAAGGCACTCATTGCCCTTGAGGACGGTACCGTGTTTGAGGGAAGGTCTTTTACTGGCCGGGGAGAGGCCGCCGGAGAGATCGTCTTTAACACCTCCATGACTGGATACCAGGAGATTCTCACGGACCCCTCCTACCGTGGCCAGATTGTCACCATGACCTACCCCCTCATTGGGAACTATGGTGTCAACGATGAAGATTACGAAAGCAACCGCATTCAGGTGGAGGCCTTTGTCGTCCGGGAATACCAGTCTTTTTATTCCAACTGGAGGGCTAAACGCTCTTTGGGAGATTGGCTTGCCTCTCAGGGCGTTTTGGGAGTGGAGGGAGTTGACACCCGGGCCCTTACCCGGCGGATTCGCATCCACGGGGCTATGAGGGCGGTTATCTCTACCGAGGATCTTGATCCAAAATCCCTGGTAGAAAGGGCCAGGTCTCATC from Thermosulfuriphilus ammonigenes encodes the following:
- a CDS encoding sigma-54-dependent transcriptional regulator, with amino-acid sequence MKENYRILVVDDEPSFLNLLVSILREEGYNVRKASEAREALKLIAHFLPHLVITDLKMPEIDGHQLMERVRREHPEIDFIVITAFGSVESAVRAMKDGALDYLSKPLSSPDELRAVVAKAYERYRLLRENLALKAGSAGLPPLEIVFAGMEPLLEDIRAVAPTKATVLLLGESGTGKTLVARVIHELSGREGPFVEINCAALPENLLEAELFGYEKGAFTGAVRGKKGRFELADGGAVFLDEVAELPAGAQAKLLRVLQDGTFERLGGLSTLKVDVRLIAATNRDLTKMVREGRFREDLFFRLNVFPLEIPPLRERIQALPVIIQYLLKEITTELGKEIKDIDPEGLKALKNYSFPGNIRELRNILERAVILSRDGVLRLNPGQGSLKDDSLEPGEIPAANLKEIERRAIEAALKKTGGHRRRAAELLGISLRTLHYKIKAYDIKL
- a CDS encoding sensor histidine kinase produces the protein MSFTEPSRRTLLFLLGLLFFFTIAMGAAIYSSYRLSLRASQDLLATRAVDIAIGVEFLLHREGIDNVVLFEEILRSGRWDDLAFLALYDADGEILLHSNPNLIEEEYRDPTISKVFEERRPVSHFLRLQTGEMVFVFDLPVHLQGGTKGPYYVLRVALHTYPARWIVRQARLQGMLMGASVLITWLLGIMGYRSWLRGERLAEEMRQARHLAALGQLAAVLAHEIRNPLGSIKGFAQLMRERLGRAIFGTRPLTPEALVEMQADLATIVSEASRLEQLTRDLLTYARPSPLKPQEVDLTSLVRETVRSFTCSEVWEEKTPQLEESLEEIRTITDPEKVKQILFNLLTNALEAISPGGRIIVALRRASGHIIISVGDSGPGIDSQRAGEIFEPFFTTKAKGSGLGLAIVKRLAGVLGGQITVYRKEECTFFELSLPEMEAKEDGEGKLSHPGGGR